A genomic segment from Juglans regia cultivar Chandler chromosome 14, Walnut 2.0, whole genome shotgun sequence encodes:
- the LOC108981189 gene encoding calmodulin binding protein PICBP, translating into MVQRKVTNKLGIQADHVKSEKLLANLKPSFQNQDGKNRVADLKRKMKKTRSIKLSDIESLRPSTMRRNVSQPGKPPPLGVPATAAIPQKQQPLIKASDVSPNYMKSTSCFEARKEQSQVSLRNTQTGSESKNISRRSSSSSKPSSASGYKPARALTRASSLKLVRTLTKTPSFKPVRASAKKSSRVVLCEDTNAQRATCASTLKNSKFPAYLMLSPGATESEGTSVMKVCPYTYCSLNGHRHSPLPPLKCFLSAKRRLLKTQKSMKMEALSPQRPKLSSEGAEKIDTPKLIFEDKPTHKEDDFGNLATLPFAEDGSVDYFIEIYAKIKHEDTVAGDIEEQSDIMSINDWGDAAVSVYRDEQEVIGRLSDGSPEIEVDFEIKIEQHGDTPSREMDRTESFPGFCTDSDFDGEWAGSEVTDMEWEEGHLTPSEQDSEADYSIKIDAESDLNAGCSIDQNPDFHNEYVIISDDNVSSCNEVILADVPRELFAAEESACSEAQYDEGDSEVDSLSQNLEIHEHSLAFEKKNCNHMSSNENAFEESKTAEDENGQSEKKLISTETPSFVEPSANSEDSHEKNGVEAENLLPETNPQLGDDGTNCTSKATGEASNDEQMHTTLQDAGDGIEQKEQADDAMDDEPQTNVSDGHSNSSSVIEDQNLEKGQREAKSSKISSSMDDERQSNPRLKKSNSAEECVEEVEKVEVEDKSELEAADASKIIDGITSPETKTTYLPAGSNSTQEFPDSCKGKWTTRCKRQVNDEEELRKFNPREPNYLPIVPDPEAEKVDLKHQMEDERRNAEEWMLDYHLQQAVTKLAPARKRKVALLVEAFETVMPTSKYETRMRNTAAFAHARPMQTCS; encoded by the coding sequence ATGGTCCAAAGAAAGGTAACCAACAAGCTTGGAATCCAAGCTGATCATGTTAAATCCGAAAAGCTGTTGGCAAACCTCAAACCATCTTTTCAAAACCAGGATGGCAAAAACAGAGTAGCtgatttgaagaggaagatgaagaagacaagATCAATCAAGCTTTCAGATATTGAGAGCTTGAGACCATCAACTATGAGAAGGAACGTATCACAGCCGGGAAAGCCGCCTCCTCTTGGTGTTCCAGCCACTGCAGCCATCCCACAGAAGCAGCAGCCTCTGATCAAAGCATCTGATGTTTCACCAAATTACATGAAGTCCACAAGCTGTTTTGAAGCAAGGAAGGAGCAATCTCAGGTGAGTCTTCGGAATACCCAAACTGGTTCTGAAAGCAAGAATATCAGTAGAAGAAGTTCTAGCAGTTCAAAACCAAGCTCTGCTTCTGGTTATAAACCAGCAAGAGCTTTAACAAGGGCGTCTAGTTTGAAGCTGGTGAGGACTTTAACGAAGACCCCCAGTTTCAAGCCAGTTAGAGCTTCGGCTAAAAAGTCTTCCAGGGTTGTTCTTTGTGAAGATACGAATGCACAGAGAGCAACCTGTGCTTCAACTCTGAAGAACTCAAAGTTTCCAGCATACCTTATGCTTAGTCCAGGGGCAACTGAATCTGAAGGAACTTCAGTCATGAAAGTATGCCCCTACACGTACTGTTCTCTTAACGGTCATCGCCACTCTCCTTTGCCCCCATTGAAGTGCTTCTTGTCGGCAAAGAGACGCTTGTTGAAGACCCAGAAAAGTATGAAAATGGAAGCTCTAAGCCCACAAAGACCGAAGCTGTCTAGTGAAGGAGCAGAAAAGATTGATACTCCTAAATTGATCTTTGAGGACAAGCCTACGCATAAAGAAGATGATTTTGGTAACTTGGCCACGCTTCCTTTCGCAGAAGATGGGAGCGTAGATTATTTCATAGAAATATATGCCAAAATAAAGCACGAGGACACTGTTGCTGGAGATATTGAGGAGCAGAGTGATATCATGTCTATAAATGATTGGGGAGATGCAGCAGTGTCAGTGTACAGGGACGAACAAGAAGTGATAGGGAGACTCTCTGATGGATCGCCTGaaattgaggttgattttgaaataaAGATTGAACAACATGGTGATACTCCATCCAGAGAAATGGATAGGACAGAGAGCTTTCCTGGATTCTGCACTGATAGCGACTTTGATGGGGAATGGGCTGGTTCTGAGGTTACTGATATGGAATGGGAGGAGGGGCATCTTACTCCCTCAGAGCAAGATAGTGAAGCTGATTATTCAATAAAGATTGATGCCGAATCAGACCTGAATGCTGGTTGTTCAATTGACCAGAATCCGGATTTTCATAATGAGTATGTGATCATATCAGATGACAACGTTAGTAGCTGCAACGAAGTGATTCTGGCCGACGTACCACGAGAGCTGTTTGCAGCGGAGGAAAGCGCATGCTCTGAGGCGCAATATGATGAGGGGGATTCTGAAGTAGATAGTCTGAGTCAGAACTTAGAGATTCATGAACATAGCCTAgcctttgagaaaaaaaattgcaaccACATGTCTTCAAATGAAAATGCATTTGAGGAATCAAAAACTGCTGAAGATGAAAATGGACAGTCGGAGAAAAAGTTAATCAGCACTGAGACCCCTTCATTTGTGGAACCAAGTGCAAATAGTGAGGACAGCCATGAGAAGAACGGAGTTGAAGCAGAGAACCTGCTTCCTGAAACTAATCCTCAACTTGGAGATGATGGAACTAATTGCACCAGCAAAGCAACGGGTGAAGCTTCAAATGATGAGCAGATGCATACAACTCTCCAAGATGCCGGAGATGGAATCGAACAGAAAGAGCAAGCAGATGATGCCATGGATGATGAGCCTCAAACTAATGTGTCAGATGGGCACTCTAATAGCTCCAGTGTTATTGAGGACCAGAACTTGGAGAAAGGCCAAAGGGAAGCAAAGAGTTCCAAAATCTCTAGTTCCATGGATGATGAGAGGCAAAGCAATCCAAGGCTGAAGAAATCGAATTCAGCGGAAGAGTGTGtagaagaagttgaaaaagtggAAGTGGAAGACAAAAGCGAGTTAGAGGCCGCAGATGCATCGAAAATAATCGATGGTATAACCAGTCCAGAAACGAAGACAACATACTTGCCTGCTGGGAGCAATTCCACCCAAGAGTTTCCCGACTCTTGCAAGGGCAAATGGACAACTAGATGCAAGAGGCAAGTCAACGACGAGGAGGAATTGAGGAAATTCAACCCACGAGAACCAAACTATCTGCCTATAGTTCCCGATCCAGAAGCAGAAAAGGTTGATCTGAAGCATCAAATGGAGGATGAAAGGAGAAATGCAGAGGAGTGGATGCTCGATTACCACCTTCAACAGGCTGTTACCAAACTTGCTCCGGCTAGGAAGAGGAAGGTGGCACTACTTGTTGAAGCTTTTGAAACAGTCATGCCGACATCCAAATACGAAACCCGCATGAGGAATACAGCAGCCTTTGCTCATGCAAGACCCATGCAAACTTGTAGCTAA
- the LOC108981190 gene encoding uncharacterized protein LOC108981190, with translation MGCLQPSWLSALNTMNTISPSKPTLFPPSTNFIISHSFKPLKQPFSLNSSNSESSEPVPPNSPESTPDAKLGAVDPVKLAFEKAKAYKKEVKSKLVSEVEQNPVEDSGVGGVTREVPVSVKVAMEKAKEYNKSKGVVSSGTKGGEGDAIPSSIFESRGLNGGKGGSLGNGIVEKTVNKKGELSVSSIDFMGLNFADKKSSRGLPPGLVPVSDSFPEEDLTDVEFIVGDTSKFEDTTASQLEQPQEHDSNLYKPKVSSWGVFPRPGNISRTFGGGRVIRPGEVLETAEEKAAKEARTRELLAAYKSKTGLKIDPKLKSECQEALKDGDSLMNLGKLKEALPYYKKVMEKLTFQSELHGLAALQWSICQDSLSRPNEARSMYEKLQSHPNVQVSKKARQFMFSFQAMEMMKFTTSTPFYLKNAGYQNFFEAFIEKKSNYPLKKVEFEEGGLNQVLPYIIFLVSPIFALLIIVVQKRI, from the exons ATGGGCTGTCTTCAACCATCTTGGCTCTCTGCCCTCAATACCATGAACACTATCTCTCCCTCAAAACCTACTCTCTTCCCCCCCTCCACGAATTTCATCATATCCCATTCGTTCAAGCCGTTGAAGCAACCTTTCTCTTTGAACTCATCCAATTCTGAATCTTCCGAACCCGTTCCACCAAACTCACCGGAAAGCACCCCGGATGCGAAACTGGGTGCTGTTGACCCTGTGAAGCTAGCGTTTGAAAAGGCCAAGGCTTATAAGAAGGAGGTAAAATCGAAACTGGTTTCGGAAGTTGAGCAGAACCCAGTTGAGGATTCTGGCGTCGGTGGTGTGACTAGGGAAGTGCCGGTCTCGGTTAAGGTTGCAATGGAAAAGGCAAAAGAGTATAACAAGAGTAAAGGAGTTGTGAGTAGTGGCACGAAGGGTGGAGAAGGCGACGCAATTCCATCTTCTATTTTCGAAAGTCGAG GATTGAACGGAGGAAAGGGGGGGAGTCTGGGAAATGGGATTGTGGAGAAGACGGTTAATAAGAAGGGAGAACTTTCAGTTTCCAGCATTGATTTTATGGGGCTTAACTTCGCGGATAAGAAGAGCAGCAGGGGACTGCCACCTGGGCTGGTTCCTGTTTCAGATTCTTTCCCAGAAGAAGACTTGACTGATGTGGAGTTTATTGTTGGGGATACTAGCAAGTTTGAAGACACAACCGCATCACAGCTTGAGCAGCCTCAGGAACATGATTCGAATCTTTACAAGCCAAAGGTTTCTTCATGGGGAGTCTTTCCTAGACCTGGAAATATCTCAAGAACG TTCGGTGGTGGAAGAGTTATACGCCCTGGCGAGGTGCTTGAAACAGCTGAAGAGAAAGCTGCTAAAGAAGCACGTACAAGAGAGTTACTTGCTGCCTACAAGAGTAAAACTGGCTTAAAAATTGATCCAAAGTTAAAATCTGAATGTCAGGAG GCATTAAAGGATGGAGACTCGTTAATGAATCTTGGAAAGCTTAAGGAAGCATTACCCTACTACAAAAAGGTCATGGAAAAGTTAACATTCCAG AGTGAGCTTCATGGGCTAGCTGCTTTGCAGTGGTCTATTTGTCAAGACTCCCTCAGTAG GCCAAATGAGGCTCGATCAATGTATGAGAAGCTTCAGTCTCACCCAAATGTGCAAGTAAGCAAGAAAGCAAGACAATTCATGTTCAGCTTTCAG GCCATGGAGATGATGAAGTTCACAACAAGCACGCCTTTTTATCTGAAGAATGCAGGTTACCAGAATTTTTTTGAGgcatttattgaaaagaaatcaAACTATCCCCTAAAAAAAGTTGAGTTTGAAGAGGGTGGTCTGAATCAAGTTCTcccatatattatttttctagtttctcccatttttgccttattaattattgttgtacAAAAGAGAATATAA
- the LOC108981188 gene encoding RNA helicase aquarius produces MTKVYGTGAYDFKRHRVAEYPVETPADKPAEAKPGAALPSTITLSEIQRDRLTKIAAANWSKAGGGSKPDKQFDPELVKEIYETELLVKSGRKPVPLQRVMILEVSQYLENYLWPNFDPETATFEHVMSMIIMVNEKFRENVAAWVCFYDRKDVFKGFLERVLRLKEGRELSIAEKTNYLVFMINAFQSLEDEVVSETVLRLASLQSWHGLSYGRFQMELCLNTDLIKKWKRMIKREAKEATKQGELYNPTTKLEVKFLRKFIEEFLEVLDSGVFPQQQCIKDDDVIDATGLEHVDDACVLYCERFMEFLIDLLSQLPTRRYLRPLVADVAVVAKCHLSALYRHQKGKLFAQLVDLLQFYEKFEINDHVGTQLTDDEVLQSHYDRFQSFQLLAFKKIPKLRELALANVGAIHKRADLSKKLSVLTPGELKDLICCKLKLISDEDPWSERVDFLIEVMVSFFEKQQSQKEAINALPLYPNEQIMWDESLVPSINYSGEGCLALPKLNLQFLTLHDYLLRNFNLFRLESTYEIREDIQEAVPHLLAYINNEGDTSFRGWSRMAVPIKEFKITEVKQPNIGEVKPSSVTAEVTFSVSSYRAQIRSEWNALKEHDVLFLLSIRPSFEPLTAEEAAKASVPQRLGLQYVRGCEIIEVRDEEGTLMNDFTGRIKRDEWKPPKGELRTVTVALDTAQYHMDVSNIAEKGADDVYGTFHILMRRKPKENNFKAILESIRDLMNEYCIVPDWLHNIFLGYGNPSAAQWTNMPDILETVDFKDTFLDADHLKESFPDYQVCFINPDGSENLHPRPPFRISLPRMLKGGIHALPVNKMSAVDSANDANKADADFEKEKLTVEAYTAPDPGPYPQDQPKQNSVRFTPTQIGAIISGIQPGLTMVVGPPGTGKTDTAVQVLNVLYHNCPSQRTLIITHSNQALNDLFEKIMQRDVPARYLLRLGQGEQELATDLDFSRQGRVNAMLVRRLELLSEVERLARSLQLPEDVGYTCETAGYFWLLHVYSRWEQFLAACAENEDKPTFIKDRFPFKEYFSNTPHQVLTGDSFEKDMRAAKGCFRHLKTMFQELEECRAFELLKSTADRANYLMTKQAKIVAMTCTHAALKRKDFLQLGFKYDNLLMEESAQILEIETFIPMLLQRQEDGYARLKRCILIGDHHQLPPVVKNMAFQKYSHMDQSLFTRFVRLGIPYIELNAQGRARPSIAKLYNWRYRGLGDLPYVKEEAIFHRANAGFSYDYQLIDVPDYLGRGETAPSPWFYQNEGEAEYVVSVYMYMRLLGYPANKISILTTYNGQKLLIRDVINRRCVPYDFIGPPSKVTTVDKFQGQQNDFILLSLVRTRFVGHLRDVRRLVVAMSRARLGLYVFCRRSLFEQCYELQPTFQLLLQRPDHLALNLNEITSYTERHVEDTGPIHLVSSVDEMISIFNWRYQEQYTRNQFDHYMAYPGAHEVQNGQQNSTPMHHSVDTDIPKAANGAAGDMPDESSMEEDTKMDGLINGQNGDVPLVNSNGEVDKEVSRDDESDPLPESNSNEGTTMEE; encoded by the exons ATGACGAAAGTTTACGGAACCGGCGCGTACGACTTCAAGCGGCACCGTGTAGCGGAGTACCCGGTGGAAACACCGGCTGATAAGCCGGCGGAGGCAAAGCCTGGCGCGGCTCTGCCGAGCACGATAACTCTATCGGAGATACAGCGGGACCGTCTCACTAAGATCGCGGCGGCTAATTGGTCAAAAGCCGGCGGCGGCTCAAAGCCCGACAAGCAGTTCGACCCCGAGCTGGTCAAGGAGATCTACGAGACAGAGCTGTTGGTGAAAAGTGGGAGAAAGCCCGTTCCGTTGCAGAGGGTGATGATCCTGGAGGTCAGCCAGTATCTGGAGAACTATCTATGGCCGAATTTTGACCCCGAAACAGCGACGTTTGAGCACGTGATGTCGATGATAATCATGGTGAATGAGAAG TTTCGAGAGAACGTGGCTGCTTGGGTATGCTTTTATGATCGGAAAGATGTGTTCAAGGGATTCCTCGAGCGAGTTCTTCGGCTGAAGGAG GGAAGAGAATTAAGCATAGCAGAGAAGACAAATTACTTGGTCTTCATGATCAATGCATTTCAG agtttggaagatgaggttGTTAGCGAGACTGTTTTGAGATTAGCAAGTTTGCAATCCTGGCATGGCCTGTCATATGGCCGTTTTCAG ATGGAACTTTGTCTGAATACAGATCTGataaagaaatggaaaagaatGATAAAGAGAGAGGCTAAGGAGGCGACAAAGCAAGGGGAGCTTTATAACCCCACAACCAAGCTTGAAGtgaaattcttgagaaaatttattGAAGAATTTCTGGAG GTACTTGATTCAGGGGTTTTCCCCCAGCAACAGTGCATTAAAGATGATGATGTAATTGATGCTACTGGATTGGAGCATGTTGATGATGCCTGTGTTTTGTACTGCGAGAGGTTTATGGAATTTCTTATTGATCTTTTGAGCCAACTGCCAACAAGAAG GTACTTGAGGCCTCTTgttgctgatgttgctgttgttgcCAAGTGCCATTTAAGTGCTCTCTATCGACATCAGAAGGGGAAACTCTTTGCACAATTGGTCGATTTGCTGCAGTTCTATGAGAAATTTGAGATTAATGATCATGTTGGGACACAACTGACAGATGATGAGGTCCTCCAGTCTCATTATGACCGCTTTCAATCTTTTCAGCTTCTTGCATTTAAGAAGATTCCCAAG TTGCGAGAGCTTGCATTGGCTAATGTTGGTGCCATTCACAAGCGTGCTGATCTTTCTAAGAAGTTGTCCGTGCTTACTCCTGGAGAGCTGAAGGATTTGATTTGCTGCAAG CTCAAGTTGATCTCAGATGAAGACCCCTGGTCAGAAAGGGTTGATTTCCTGATTGAAGTCATGGTCTCCTTTTTCGAGAAACAACAATCTCAAAAAGAAGCTATAAATGCTCTCCCACTTTACCCAAACGAGCAGATTATGTGGGATGAAAGCCTTGTACCAAGCATAAATTACTCAGGCGAAGGTTGCCTGGCTCTTCCTAAGCTTAATTTACAATTCCTAACACTTCATGATTATCTTTTGAGAAATTTCAATCTCTTCCGTCTCGAATCAACATATGAGATCCGTGAGGATATTCAGGAAGCTGTACCCCATCTCCTTGCATACATTAATAATGAAGGAGACACTTCTTTTCGTGGTTGGTCAAGAATGGCTGTGCCAATTAAAGAATTTAAGATCACTGAGGTAAAGCAGCCAAACATTGGAGAAGTCAAGCCATCGTCTGTTACTGCAGAAGTTACTTTTAGTGTTTCCAGTTATAGAGCCCAAATAAGATCAGAATGGAATGCCCTTAAAGAACATGATgttctatttttactttctATTCGCCCTTCATTTGAGCCTCTAACTGCAGAAGAAGCCGCCAAGGCAAGTGTGCCACAAAGGCTTGGCCTTCAATATGTGAGGGGATGTGAGATTATTGAGGTTCGTGACGAGGAGGGAACTCTCATGAATGATTTCACAGGAAGAATTAAACGAGATGAGTGGAAGCCACCAAAAGGGGAACTGAGAACTGTAACTGTTGCTTTAGATACAGCACAATACCACATGGATGTCAGCAATATTGCAGAGAAAGGCGCAGATGATGTTTATGGGACATTTCATATATTGATGAGAAGGAAGCCTAAAGAAAACAACTTCAAAGCTATTTTAGAGTCCATAAGAGATCTTATGAATGAATATTGTATTGTTCCTGACTGGCTACACAACATTTTTTTGGGCTATGGGAATCCTTCTGCAGCACAATGGACTAATATGCCTGATATTTTGGAAACAGTAGATTTCAAAGACACTTTTCTTGATGCTGACCATTTGAAAGAGAGTTTTCCAGATTATCAG GTCTGTTTTATAAATCCAGATGGGAGTGAAAATTTGCATCCAAGGCCTCCTTTCCGAATTAGTCTTCCCAGGATGCTGAAAGGTGGCATTCATGCCCTCCCAGTGAATAAGATGTCTGCCGTTGATTCAGCAAATGATGCCAATAAGGCGGATGCtgattttgagaaagaaaaactcACTGTTGAGGCATACACTGCGCCTGATCCAGGTCCTTATCCCCAGGATCAGCCAAAACAGAACTCAGTTAGATTTACACCTACACAG ATTGGAGCAATCATCTCTGGTATTCAGCCTGGACTGACAATGGTCGTGGGTCCACCTGGTACAGGAAAGACTGATACAGCTGTACAAGTCCTGAATGTTCTTTATCACAATTGTCCTTCTCAGCGAACATTAATTATTACTCACTCAAATCAGGCTCTGAATGATCTTTTTGAGAAGATAATGCAG AGGGATGTACCTGCACGATATCTTCTTCGACTTGGTCAAGGTGAGCAAGAGCTAGCGACCGATCTCGACTTCAGCAGGCAAGGCCGTGTAAATGCAATGCTTGTTCGACGGTTAGAATTGCTTAGTGAAGTGGAGAGGCTGGCGAGATCTCTCCAACTGCCTGAGGATGTAGGTTATACTTGTGAAACGGCTGGATACTTTTGGTTGCTTCATGTATACTCACGCTGGGAACAATTCCTGGCTGCTTGTGCAGAAAATGAAGATAAACCGACATTTATTAAAGACCGCTTCCCCTTTAAGGAGTATTTCTCCAACACACCACATCAGGTTCTTACCGGTGATTCATTTGAGAAAGACATGAGAGCAGCGAAGGGGTGCTTTCGCCATCTTAAGACTATGTTTCAAGAGCTTGAAGAGTGTAGGGCATTTGAATTGCTCAAGTCAACAGCTGACCGGGCGAATTATCTAATGACCAAGCAAGCAAAGATTGTTGCAATGACTTGCACTCATGCAGCTCTAAAGAGGAAAGATTTTCTTCAGTTAGGTTTTAAGTATGACAATTTGTTGATGGAAGAAAGTGCCCAAATATTGGAGATTGAGACCTTTATCCCGATGTTGCTTCAGAGGCAAGAAGATGGTTATGCGCGACTTAAACGCTGCATTCTGATTGGTGATCATCACCAGTTGCCTCCAGTTGTGAAGAATATGGCTTTCCAAAAGTACAGTCACATGGATCAGAGCCTATTTACAAGGTTTGTTCGTCTGGGCATTCCTTATATTGAGCTCAATGCCCAGGGTAGAGCTAGGCCAAGTATTGCCAAACTTTATAACTGGAGGTACAGGGGTTTGGGAGACCTTCCTTATGTAAAGGAGGAAGCAATCTTTCATAGGGCAAATGCTGGCTTCTCCTATGATTATCAGTTAATTGATGTGCCCGATTACCTCGGGAGAGGGGAGACTGCCCCTTCTCCTTGGTTCTATCAAAACGAAGGAGAAGCTGAATATGTTGTCAGTGTCTATATGTACATGCGATTGCTAGGTTACCCtgctaataagatatccatCTTGACGACATACAATGGCCAGAAACTTTTGATCCGTGATGTTATCAATAGAAGATGTGTTCCGTATGATTTCATCGGTCCACCCAGCAAG gttaCAACTGTTGATAAGTTTCAAGGTCAGCAGAATGATTTTATATTGCTGTCTCTTGTGCGTACTCGCTTTGTTGGTCACCTTCGTGATGTTAGAAGATTGGTTGTTGCCATGTCTCGTGCCCGACTTGGTCTGTATGTGTTTTGCCGCCGTTCTCTGTTTGAACAATGCTATGAATTGCAGCCTACATTTCAACTTCTGCTTCAGAGACCTGACCACCTTGCCCTTAATTTGAATGAGATCACATCATATACAGAACGCCATGTTGAAGATACTGGACCTATCCATCTTGTCAGCAGTGTTGATGAGATGATTAGCATTTTTAACTGGAGGTATCAG GAACAGTACACGAGGAACCAATTTGATCATTATATGGCCTACCCGGGTGCACATGAGGTGCAAAATGGCCAACAGAATTCAACACCCATGCATCATTCTGTGGACACTGATATACCGAAAGCTGCCAATGGCGCAGCCGGGGATATGCCAGATGAAAGCAGCATGGAAGAGGATACAAAGATGGATGGCCTTATTAATGGCCAAAATGGGGATGTTCCGCTTGTGAATTCCAACGGGGAGGTAGATAAGGAGGTTAGTAGAGACGATGAGAGTGATCCACTACCTGAAAGCAACTCAAATGAGGGAACCACAATGGAAGAGTAG